From Streptomyces griseorubiginosus, one genomic window encodes:
- a CDS encoding S9 family peptidase — MPLTTLPEQLVRTLRFTRGVPGRFVVSGGGETVLFLRGRTGDDPVTCLWALDVASGRERLLADPVRLLGAGQFERRVRVGGIEAYGTDEAAGVIAFALGGGLWKVDSGKGEPRRLPVVGPVSDPRPDPTGRRIAYVSHGALRLVETDGTEDRLVAQPPGPDVEFGVATHTATTSLDDARGHWWSPDGSRLLFARTDCTAVQPWPTADPADGGHLTDPATPPDRPHPGGADREVRRTALAGTPNPDVTLWLSGLSGLDGPPVPVGWDRVAHEYVVGAGWDAHGPWALVQSRDQCSVRLLGIDPGDGRTTVLDEQRDERWVHLVPGLPVRTASGALLTPHDTNGTRHLARDGTDVTPEGLQLRAVLAVDGDDVLFTASDEPTETHLWSYSPKSGLRQLSSGPGVHSGARSGGTLVRITRDAERPGGRAEVLRTGRPAVTVLSYAERPVLDVHAEHFVLGPRALRARLHLPSWHRRGSGPLPVLVDSYGGAALQRVTAELDSRVLLSQWFAERGFAVLTTDGRGTPGRGPDWEREVYGDLFGPVLDDQVTALHDVARQCPDLDLGRVAFRGWSFGGALAALAVLRRPDVFHAAVAGAGVTDQRLYHAHWRERFLGHPDAHPQRYEVCDLLRDARRLARPLLLIHGLADTNVPPVNTLRLSAVLKAAGRPHELLLLPGIGHQPIGTTVTRQLLERQVSFLRRHLGSEPPRPPSAAGAPPPS; from the coding sequence ATGCCCCTCACCACCCTCCCCGAACAGCTCGTCCGCACCCTGCGCTTCACCCGCGGCGTCCCCGGGCGGTTCGTCGTCTCCGGCGGTGGGGAGACCGTGCTGTTCCTGCGGGGCCGCACCGGTGACGACCCGGTGACCTGTCTGTGGGCGCTGGATGTCGCGTCCGGGAGGGAGCGGTTGCTGGCCGATCCCGTACGGCTCCTCGGAGCCGGGCAGTTCGAGCGGAGGGTACGGGTGGGGGGCATCGAGGCGTACGGCACCGACGAGGCGGCCGGGGTCATCGCCTTCGCCCTGGGCGGTGGGCTCTGGAAGGTGGACTCGGGCAAGGGGGAGCCGCGGCGGCTGCCCGTCGTCGGACCGGTCTCCGATCCCCGGCCCGACCCCACCGGCCGCCGCATCGCCTACGTCTCGCACGGCGCCCTGCGGCTGGTCGAGACCGACGGCACGGAGGACCGATTGGTGGCCCAACCACCCGGCCCCGACGTCGAGTTCGGGGTCGCCACCCACACCGCCACCACCTCCCTCGACGACGCCCGAGGGCACTGGTGGTCGCCGGACGGGAGCCGACTGCTGTTCGCGCGGACCGACTGCACGGCGGTCCAGCCCTGGCCGACAGCCGATCCGGCCGACGGCGGGCACCTGACCGACCCGGCCACCCCTCCCGACCGGCCCCACCCGGGCGGCGCGGACCGCGAAGTCCGCCGCACCGCCCTCGCCGGCACACCCAACCCCGACGTCACACTGTGGCTCTCCGGGCTCTCCGGGCTCGACGGCCCGCCGGTGCCGGTGGGTTGGGACCGGGTCGCCCACGAGTACGTCGTGGGCGCCGGATGGGACGCGCACGGGCCGTGGGCGCTGGTGCAGTCCCGGGACCAGTGCTCCGTCCGCCTCCTCGGCATCGACCCCGGCGACGGCCGGACCACCGTCCTGGACGAGCAGCGCGACGAACGCTGGGTGCACCTCGTCCCCGGACTGCCCGTCCGCACGGCGTCCGGCGCCCTTCTCACCCCTCACGACACGAACGGGACCCGGCATCTCGCCCGGGACGGAACAGACGTCACGCCCGAGGGACTTCAGCTGCGAGCCGTGCTCGCCGTCGACGGCGACGACGTCCTGTTCACGGCCTCCGACGAACCCACCGAGACCCACCTCTGGAGCTACAGCCCCAAGTCCGGCCTACGGCAACTGAGTTCCGGACCCGGTGTGCACTCCGGCGCCCGCAGCGGCGGCACCCTGGTCCGGATCACCCGGGACGCGGAACGGCCCGGCGGGCGCGCCGAGGTGCTGCGCACGGGCCGACCGGCCGTCACCGTCCTGTCGTACGCCGAACGCCCGGTCCTCGACGTCCACGCCGAACACTTCGTCCTGGGCCCCCGAGCCTTGCGCGCCCGGCTCCATCTGCCGTCCTGGCACCGCCGGGGCAGTGGCCCGCTGCCGGTGCTCGTCGACTCGTACGGCGGGGCGGCGCTCCAGCGCGTCACCGCGGAGCTGGACTCGCGGGTCCTGCTCTCGCAGTGGTTCGCCGAGCGGGGATTCGCCGTGCTCACCACCGACGGCCGCGGTACGCCCGGCCGCGGGCCCGACTGGGAGCGCGAGGTGTACGGCGACCTGTTCGGACCCGTCCTGGACGACCAGGTCACCGCCCTGCACGACGTCGCCCGCCAGTGCCCCGACCTCGACCTCGGCCGGGTCGCCTTCCGGGGCTGGTCCTTCGGCGGAGCGCTGGCCGCGCTGGCCGTACTGCGCCGCCCCGATGTCTTCCACGCCGCCGTGGCCGGCGCGGGCGTCACCGACCAGCGGCTCTACCACGCGCACTGGCGCGAGCGGTTCCTCGGCCATCCCGACGCCCACCCGCAGCGGTACGAGGTCTGCGACCTGCTCCGCGACGCACGGCGGCTGGCCCGGCCGCTGCTGCTCATCCACGGGCTCGCCGACACCAACGTCCCGCCGGTCAACACCCTCCGCCTCTCCGCCGTACTCAAGGCCGCGGGGCGCCCGCACGAACTCCTGCTCCTGCCCGGCATCGGACATCAGCCCATCGGCACGACCGTCACGCGGCAGCTGCTGGAGCGGCAAGTGAGCTTCCTGCGGCGCCACTTGGGCAGCGAGCCACCCCGGCCTCCCTCCGCCGCCGGGGCGCCGCCCCCGTCCTAG
- a CDS encoding helix-turn-helix domain-containing protein: MAGQEGGSGGSRARDVGESTWALELLDQLRPTGRDVSRLVTWLAESVNGTASLHDDTGTLVAGPGMPLDDTLVADIRAGRIASAASADEVTHLRLLRIEYPDPAKAGVLAVARQSPFDRRTSDILTHTAQILELLLRARETATAGRRLKRATSDLRLAILQLLMVEDTVAARRVAAGLWPGLLDTDTACVYVLEGDAAERDRLAEECLGVTGDRALVVRCPAMDGHVIIVTTGDAAGTALRSLVDRNPGTLLGGSTRQSLARTAAAYGQAVSALAVARVRPDKAAVYAERNHPERLMDPVALRAWTARLLRPLDTLPHHTRAELLVTTRLGLEFTAVSAAKVLGVSRNTVRARMERVESLLRTDFTDLTVRATVHLALSTQVSLADGQAAPAGAGQARARLGDLLAGPALETWARELLGRLDSDPRDLRRTLRSWIAAGGNAERAAQTLAVHAQTVREHVRSAEPVLERQLIASGGDLYEVVLAHLATGELEHPVSLRDDPGHSDSPVHG, encoded by the coding sequence GTGGCAGGTCAGGAGGGTGGGTCCGGCGGGAGTCGGGCGCGGGACGTCGGGGAGTCGACGTGGGCGCTGGAACTCCTGGACCAGCTGCGGCCGACCGGGCGTGACGTCAGCAGGCTCGTCACCTGGCTCGCGGAGTCGGTGAACGGCACGGCCTCCCTCCACGACGACACCGGAACCCTCGTCGCCGGTCCCGGCATGCCCCTGGACGACACCCTGGTCGCGGACATCCGCGCCGGCCGCATCGCCTCCGCGGCCTCGGCGGACGAGGTCACCCATCTCCGCCTGCTCAGAATCGAGTACCCGGACCCCGCGAAGGCCGGCGTGCTCGCGGTGGCCCGCCAGTCGCCCTTCGACCGGCGCACCTCCGACATCCTCACGCACACCGCCCAGATCCTCGAACTCCTGCTGCGCGCCCGGGAGACGGCCACGGCGGGACGGCGCCTGAAGCGGGCCACCTCCGATCTGCGCCTGGCCATACTCCAGTTGCTGATGGTGGAGGACACCGTCGCCGCCCGCCGCGTCGCCGCTGGGCTGTGGCCCGGCCTGCTCGACACCGACACGGCCTGTGTCTACGTCCTCGAGGGCGACGCGGCGGAGCGCGACCGGCTCGCCGAGGAGTGCCTCGGGGTCACCGGCGACCGGGCCCTCGTGGTGCGCTGCCCGGCCATGGACGGACACGTGATCATCGTGACCACCGGGGACGCCGCGGGCACGGCCCTGCGCTCGCTCGTCGACCGCAACCCCGGCACGCTCCTCGGCGGCAGCACCCGCCAGAGCCTCGCCCGGACCGCCGCCGCCTACGGCCAGGCGGTCAGCGCCCTCGCCGTGGCGCGCGTACGGCCTGACAAGGCGGCCGTGTACGCCGAACGCAACCACCCCGAACGGCTGATGGACCCGGTGGCGCTGCGCGCCTGGACCGCCCGGCTGCTGCGCCCCCTCGACACCCTGCCGCACCACACCCGCGCCGAGCTGCTCGTCACCACCCGCCTCGGTCTGGAGTTCACCGCCGTGAGCGCGGCCAAGGTGCTGGGCGTCAGCCGCAACACCGTCCGTGCCCGCATGGAGCGCGTCGAGTCCCTGCTGCGCACCGACTTCACCGACCTGACCGTCCGCGCGACCGTCCATCTGGCCCTCAGCACCCAGGTCAGCCTCGCGGACGGGCAGGCCGCCCCCGCGGGCGCGGGGCAGGCCCGCGCCCGGCTGGGTGATCTGCTGGCCGGGCCCGCCCTGGAGACCTGGGCGCGGGAACTGCTCGGGCGCCTGGACAGCGACCCCCGCGATCTGCGCCGCACACTGCGCAGCTGGATCGCCGCCGGCGGCAACGCGGAGCGGGCCGCGCAGACGCTGGCCGTGCACGCGCAGACCGTGCGGGAGCACGTGCGCAGCGCCGAACCGGTCCTCGAACGCCAACTCATCGCCTCCGGCGGTGACCTCTACGAGGTCGTGCTGGCCCATCTGGCGACCGGCGAGCTGGAACACCCCGTCTCGTTGCGGGATGATCCGGGCCATTCGGACTCACCTGTGCACGGGTGA
- a CDS encoding dienelactone hydrolase family protein — protein MTSVQGTDVDIPTEDGVADAYLAHPADGAPRPAVLLFQDAFGLRPQLRSMADRLAEAGYTVLVPNVFYRHGRSPVFELPEFIDPAARPEIFEKIMPVMQALTPELAMRDAGAYLRWLAERPEVAEGPVALTGYCMGARLSLLTAGTYPDRVAAAAGFHGGRLATDTPDSPHLVAEHITAELYFGHADNDHSLPPEQIKRLEAALTEAGVRHRCEVYEGAPHGFTQADTASYHPEGDERHWAALLDLLKRTF, from the coding sequence ATGACCTCCGTACAGGGAACCGACGTCGACATCCCCACCGAGGACGGCGTCGCCGACGCCTATCTGGCCCACCCGGCCGACGGTGCGCCCCGGCCCGCCGTCCTGCTGTTCCAGGACGCCTTCGGGCTGCGCCCCCAGCTGCGGTCGATGGCCGACCGGCTCGCCGAGGCCGGCTACACGGTTCTCGTGCCCAACGTGTTCTACCGGCACGGACGCTCGCCGGTCTTCGAGCTGCCCGAGTTCATCGACCCCGCCGCGCGGCCGGAGATCTTCGAGAAGATCATGCCGGTCATGCAGGCCCTGACGCCCGAGCTGGCGATGCGGGACGCCGGGGCGTATCTGCGCTGGCTGGCCGAGCGGCCCGAGGTCGCCGAGGGCCCGGTCGCCCTCACCGGATACTGCATGGGCGCGCGGCTGTCCCTGCTCACCGCGGGCACCTACCCGGACCGGGTGGCCGCGGCGGCCGGCTTCCACGGCGGGCGCCTGGCCACCGACACCCCGGACAGCCCGCACCTGGTCGCCGAGCACATCACCGCCGAGCTGTACTTCGGTCACGCCGACAACGACCACTCGCTGCCGCCCGAGCAGATCAAGCGCCTCGAGGCCGCCCTGACCGAGGCCGGTGTCCGGCACCGCTGCGAGGTCTACGAGGGTGCCCCGCACGGTTTCACCCAGGCCGACACCGCCTCGTACCACCCGGAGGGCGACGAGCGGCACTGGGCGGCACTGCTCGACCTGCTCAAGCGCACCTTCTAG
- a CDS encoding L-threonylcarbamoyladenylate synthase, which produces MAKYFDVHPDNPQPRAISQIAESIRSDALIAYPTDSCYALGCRLGSRDGIDRIRSIRHLDDRHHFTLVCQDFAQLGQFVRVDKDVFRAIKASTPGSYTFILPATKEVPRMLQHPKKKTVGVRIPDHVVTQALLSELGEPLLSSTLLLPDEEEPLTQGWEIKDRLDHVLDAVVDSGDCGTEPTTVIDFSGGEAEIVRHGAGDTSRFE; this is translated from the coding sequence ATGGCCAAGTACTTCGACGTGCACCCCGACAACCCGCAACCCCGTGCCATCAGCCAGATCGCCGAGAGCATCCGGTCGGACGCGCTGATCGCGTACCCGACGGACTCCTGCTACGCGCTCGGCTGCCGGCTCGGCAGCCGGGACGGCATCGACCGGATCCGCAGCATCCGTCATCTCGACGACCGGCACCACTTCACCCTGGTCTGCCAGGACTTCGCGCAGCTCGGCCAGTTCGTACGGGTCGACAAGGACGTGTTCCGCGCGATCAAGGCGTCGACGCCCGGCAGCTACACCTTCATCCTCCCGGCGACGAAGGAGGTGCCGCGGATGCTCCAGCACCCGAAGAAGAAGACGGTCGGTGTCCGGATCCCCGACCACGTCGTCACCCAGGCACTGCTCTCCGAGCTGGGCGAGCCGCTGCTGTCCAGCACCCTGCTCCTGCCCGACGAGGAGGAGCCGCTGACCCAGGGCTGGGAGATCAAGGACCGTCTCGACCACGTACTGGACGCGGTCGTCGACTCGGGCGACTGCGGTACCGAACCGACGACGGTGATCGACTTCTCCGGCGGCGAGGCGGAGATCGTGAGGCACGGCGCGGGCGACACCAGCCGGTTCGAGTAA
- a CDS encoding alpha/beta hydrolase gives MKPTIPGFDHQRVSVGEDVRLHVAVGGTGTPVVLLHGFPQTHLMWRHVAADLAADHTVICPDLRGYGDSDKPREGGPGTYSKRTMAQDVVTLARRLGHPRFALAGHDRGALVAFRAGLDHPDAVSHLALLDILPTLDMWDALHGRSAAVAFHLYLMAQPPGLAERMISASADAFFGHFLDVWANRPDAIPARVRAEYLRACREAVPSIVADYRASAGIDVEHDEADRAAGNRLGMPVTVLQQDWGAALGYDARALWASWADDLRHTTVSCGHFMAEETPADVAEALRELTVRGA, from the coding sequence GTGAAACCGACCATCCCCGGATTCGACCACCAGCGGGTGTCCGTCGGCGAGGACGTCCGCCTGCACGTGGCCGTAGGCGGCACCGGCACACCCGTCGTCCTGCTGCACGGATTCCCGCAGACCCACCTGATGTGGCGCCACGTAGCGGCGGACCTGGCGGCCGACCACACGGTGATCTGCCCCGACCTGCGCGGCTACGGCGACAGCGACAAGCCCCGCGAGGGCGGCCCCGGCACCTACTCCAAGCGGACCATGGCGCAGGACGTCGTCACACTCGCACGCCGGCTGGGGCATCCCCGGTTCGCGCTGGCCGGGCACGACCGGGGCGCGCTGGTGGCCTTCCGGGCGGGCCTGGACCATCCGGACGCGGTGTCCCACCTGGCCCTCCTGGACATCCTGCCCACGCTCGACATGTGGGACGCCCTGCACGGCAGGTCGGCGGCAGTCGCCTTCCACCTCTACCTCATGGCCCAGCCGCCGGGTCTGGCCGAACGGATGATCTCCGCGAGCGCGGACGCGTTCTTCGGCCACTTCCTCGACGTCTGGGCCAACCGGCCCGACGCGATCCCGGCGCGGGTCCGGGCCGAGTATCTGCGGGCCTGCCGCGAGGCGGTGCCGTCGATCGTCGCCGACTACCGCGCCTCGGCGGGCATCGACGTCGAGCACGACGAGGCCGACCGGGCCGCGGGGAACCGGCTGGGCATGCCCGTGACCGTCCTCCAGCAGGACTGGGGCGCCGCACTCGGCTACGACGCCAGGGCCCTGTGGGCGTCCTGGGCCGACGACCTCCGCCATACGACCGTCTCGTGCGGCCACTTCATGGCGGAGGAGACCCCGGCCGACGTCGCCGAGGCGCTGCGGGAGCTCACCGTCCGGGGAGCGTGA